The following coding sequences are from one Apodemus sylvaticus chromosome X, mApoSyl1.1, whole genome shotgun sequence window:
- the LOC127674552 gene encoding hemogen-like, producing the protein MEHKKDQSHGILYQTSDTDQEKNYEPVVIGSWCLRNREQLKKRKQETQKKQMLQWHFEEHKIHKRRRSRKAKKRGLNKQQCSKTNAEPLLPVEKETQVTPAQKESQYSETEALPHLTSSPKDLPEEYSFEIHQESFICGGNSGRYHDTEVMNCCSLIDQYLAGREDFLLNTGRSPESEKITFEQHLKASRPEDFFTCLELLPTAETHGADEPDYLLSEICKEITVPTDSYDEVTEVTPKPEVNSLETCQEICGDEKCSPEAYQEMSGIEDLYNKRHQKSDEHYDCFIEEIQGTDTSEDQDTGIHQKVNT; encoded by the coding sequence ATGGAACATAAGAAAGACCAATCTCATGGGATACTCTACCAGACAAGTGACACTGACCAAGAAAAGAACTATGAGCCAGTTGTCATTGGATCTTGGTGTTTACGAAATAGAGaacaactcaaaaaaagaaaacaggaaacacaaaagaagcaaatgttACAATGGCACTTTGAGGAACACAAGATTCACAAGAGAAGGAGATCAAGGAAGGCAAAGAAAAGGGGTTTAAATAAACAACAATGTTCAAAAACAAATGCTGAACCTCTATTACCAGTAGAAAAGGAAACACAGGTGACACCTGCCCAGAAAGAATCTCAGTACTCTGAAACAGAAGCCCTTCCACATTTAACTTCATCTCCAAAAGACCTTCCTGAAGAATATTCTTTTGAAATACACCAGGAAAGCTTTATATGTGGGGGAAATTCTGGTAGATACCATGATACAGAAGTAATGAACTGTTGTTCTCTAATAGACCAATATTTGGCTGGACGTGAAGACTTTCTTCTCAACACAGGCCGATCACCTGAATCAGAGAAAATCACTTTTGAGCAACATCTAAAAGCATCTAGGCCTGAAGACTTCTTCACCTGTCTGGAACTCCTACCTACAGCTGAAACACACGGAGCAGATGAACCTGATTACCTTTTAAGTGAGATTTGTAAAGAAATCACTGTACCCACAGATTCTTACGATGAAGTAACTGAAGTAACACCTAAGCCTGAAGTAAATTCACTTGAAACATGTCAAGAAATATGTGGAGATGAGAAATGCTCACCTGAAGCTTACCAGGAAATGTCTGGGATTGAAGACCTTTATAATAAAAGACATCAGAAGAGTGATGAACATTATGACtgcttcatagaagaaattcaAGGAACTGATACATCTGAAGATCAGGACACTGGTATACACCAGAAAGTTAACACTTAG